ACAGATAATGCAGACTCTGAACCATATCAATTTAAAACAAGGcctatacagtacatatacagtgGTAGAtatctgtaatatttaaaaacagagcAACGTAGTGTTTTGAGTTCTCAAGAGTCCAGGAGCTTAGTCACACATTTAGAGACTTCTGCTACATATTGATAACAATGAGACACTTTGAATTGCTGCAGTACAAAGCAGCAATATTGAGACATGCAACATTAAGCCACAGATGTGCCACTTGTCCACAGAGGACAGGGACATtatcaaaaacacagatattagtGTAATGATGTTGGCAAATTTTATCTGTCAGTCAGTTACTTGAACTATTAGAAGTGATTTTACTGTCTTAGTTAAACACCTTTAGAAGTAGCATGCAGTTTGTTTGAATTACTTCGCTACAAgtgttgtcattgttttcaGGGTCTGGGAAACTGTACAGTTTTCAGTGTCTCCTCTAATACACGCGGAGTcagcttattattttttttcccctttcaaCTTCACTGGGAGGGAAGGACATGCACTGAGGATTCATGCTATTTTCCCAAATCCCAGTCAGGTGTCACAAGCGATTGTTGGGAGTGACCTGTGCACTGATAAGAATGTGatccctcactggcttcccacCTCGAACAATCCCAAAAGGGTACGACAGTCAGAGCCAAGCCGAAAGCACCAGTATCTGGTGGTGAATCTGAGTGAGCTTCCTCTATGACAATAAGATGCCCGTTATGATTATACATGTTCACCCATTGGACCATTTTTAGACTACATCTTCCCTTTAGACTAAAGTTAAAAGAATCAGTGGTTGAGGAAATATGTTCCCATACTTCAACTccaaaagtaagaaaacagaaatgtgttacTCATATAATTAATGCCAATATATATCTGCTCAATGCAGTAGGCTGCACATTCAAAGTCATTATCACCTACGTGCAAATATCATGAACTTTGGTGATAATCTTTAAAGCTAAGTTAACATATCCGTACTTCCCATCAATCACTCACACTGACAGTTGAATCCATGTTATTATATCACCAAACGCAGCAAATAACCTGTTTATAATTACGCAGGTGCCTTTTGCAGTATACTCAAACTATACATATCCAATGGGGACAAAGAGAAAGCTTACAGTGAATTTCTCAGGACCACGTTCATCTGGTCGACTGTCTGAGCTACAGCAGCCTTTTCATACGGCAggtgtgtttttctatgtgcATGGTGGCTCGGTCCGTGGAGCTTGTCAGGACGTCCAGTACTTCATCCTGCCGTTCCAGCTCCGTCTCTGCCTCGAGGGCAAGGTTCTTCAGCTGCATCAGCATctacgcacacacatacacaaccaaATGAGTGCACGCTTGTGGAGAATTTATACACGAGCCTCCAGTGAACAAGAACAACTAAGGAGcaagacacaaataaaagaagatTGAATATTAAAAACTCACAGAAAACTGAGCAGTTGCAGTGGACCACATGTGGAGAGGTGTGAAGATGGGGTCAGTGAGTTAGAGCGAATGTGTGATAGTGAAATAACAACAGATAAAACTGAGAATttcattgatttcattttttctctcacatttgactatgaataaaaacactgttgtttaACATCTGCAGATCACATACAATTCAACACCAACCATGATGCAATAACAGCTACTCACACAGCAGATATAAGGTTTTATATAATGTGGTCCTGTATATGAAACTTGAGAAAATATTGAGAGAGAAGTCTTGGCTTGCCTCTTGGGATAACTGATATCATAcaatactgtttgttttctactttcTGAAGGTTTAAGGAATACTGCAACAGTATCTCCATGGCCCCAAAAACTGTGTATGTTATGGTTGATGGAACAACTTAAATACGCTGCAATGTGCCAAGCAAAACCTAATAAACACTCACTCCAAACCCCACCACCATGGTTTCTAAACTAATATTATGTTATGCTACAtatgctctcacacacactcactgacattATGTCAGTTTTCACTGGCTGTTACATGCAGACATTGCAAATGAGCATAGAAATGACTCCAGACAGCAGTTTGAAAAACAGATAGTATGTCAATACACACTGAGGAGCAACCGTATTTACTGACTAAGGTCTCTGACTTTACTATTTCAGCTAGAAGAACATGACCCAATCACGTCTTAAAGTTAACATTAACAAGAGTGTTGGTGTGtcatagaaaaacagaaaactaatatttttaGCTGCTGCTTATACAATGGCTAGAGGGCTTAAGTCATGTAGAAACCccaaaattaaacatttaggCTGCAactaatagaaaaatatatgaCTTAAAATTCCTACTGTCTTGTGCATTAGTGAGGTAACTTCAGGACTGTGTTAAGAGACAAACTATacttgaaatacaaaaaaattcTTTATCATTCTTAGGTAAACcagtttaaaacattaacaagtAGGAATTTCCAACctcaaacaataataattgtataaaaatgcTGGGACAAAGGGGAGTATTTGCTAACGCACTTAGGTCAGGACATTAAACTGAGTGACCCACAAGTTTCCCCACTACAGATTCTAATCTTCACATGAATTACATTAAGAGCAGGGTGTGTACAGAAGCGTAGCATTTACTCAAAATCGGCGGCCTTTGAAGTCGGAACCATTATCAGCGGTAGAAAATATGCCATTTATGAACGTAATAGACAAGCTGTATGACTCCCCTAATGCTGTTACTGCTATGATATgatttgtttgaaaaatgattacacagacagaaacaaacgtAAACCACGGTACATATTATGATATTATGTACAATAATTAACTACATATTAGACATGAAGTCTTGACAATGCCTCACTTAATATGATTTATGCAGTGTACCGGAAAAATAATGAAGTAGGGCTTTTAAGtaactaattaaatttaaaaactgaaactaaagtGGATACAATCTGCAGTTTATGCCAATCATACTTAATTAACTCAACCTCATTGTTGGCTTCAACTTGTGACTGGTGACTATTTATGTGTTTATCTGAGATGTTCTAACTTCTGAGTGTTTACATCATTTTCTGTCTGCCCTTCTATCAGCTAAGCCATCATACATACTTGGCTACATGTAGTATACACTAAGCAAATGAAGCTAATGAAGACTGTAGTCAGTAATTTGTCATCCAGTTTGTCTGTGATGTGTCTCTAAGCACagtatacaaaaacaaaagtagtCTGACCGATGTTTTCCATGAAATGCAACCTGCAATaatgtgtgtcacacacacacacacacacacacacgcacgcacgcacgcacgcacgcacgcacgcacacacacacacacacacacacacacacacacacacacacacacacacacacacacacacaggcacaaattGTCTGAATCATATGGCTGAATTTGCGTCATAGTGTAGTTGCTGCCGCCATATCTATAacagttttctgtgttgcaAAGTTCTGAATAGAAAGACACTGTACAGTCTGACCAAATGACTGACcatgtttctcttcctccatcttaAAACCAGATGGACTTTGGTTTGTGGTCTCaccaaataacattttaaacacacaggatgaaaaataaaaatcattatgATGAATGGCAGTTTGGAATGTAGCTATCAGAGTAAATGTTACCATGACAGCTGCCAAGTTTAATCTGttgcctgcacacacagacatggaatTTGTATTACCTGCCATGTATATACaagtataaaaaatacaactgtGACAATAGTCACACACTTGCACAAGCAATGGGATTACAACTTGTCCAATTAGACCTCACCTGTTTAAGTTCCTGGGCCTCAGCCTGACTGACAGATGGCTGGAGAACATGCACCTGCAACTGGGACAGCTCTCCTGCTGGGACCTCCAGTGGGAGCTCTATATCTTGGCACTTCTGCAGCAAACCTGACTCCATGGGTGGAGATGGTGAAAAAGTGCAGAGCGCATATGTTGTTTATGAGAAAACCAGACAGTAAACTTAGAGCACAGCAACTGAGGCAATCAGGGTGAAGTGACTcatcaaaatacatttctgtcaAGGAGAGACACCAATAACCATTTCCAAAAGTCATGtggatgaaatgtttttacacgTGGCTGCACATTTAGAAATATACTGAGGTGGAAACATAGAGCTCTAGTGCCACTTAGTGGTCAACTTTATAGTGAGCATGGAAATGACAGTTTATACAAGACTAAagtgaattgaaattgaattcaTTTTGTTCCTTACCTTCATTCCAGTTTGTCCCTTCTTTTTCACATGGAGATGAAACTGGAGTTGCCTTAAAAGCACCGTATTCACTTGTGAACTCCACCTTCTTTTTGTACTGCATCTCTAATACCGACATTGCCTCTGGCATCTTAGCAGACAGGAACCTGAAGCATATATCTGGCCTCCCTATAAACCGCTGCCTAACAGTGATCTCATAAGGACTGTGCACCCGAATTTCATCTATTTCATTACGTTCGAAACGATGAAGAAGCTGGCAGTTTGTGTCTCGCACTTCCAATGAGGACACCAGCACCAACAAGCATCCAGGTTTCAAGTCTGAGTCTCCACCTTTGGACACCACAGCTGGGATGCTTGTGAGCACTTTATTTTTACCAGAGCCCCTGccagctgaagcagcagcagcagctgcagctcttgcAGCATCCTCAGCCTTGGCTTCCTGTTGAGTCTTCCAAGGGAGTTTACCAAAGGGCCACCAGGGGGGAGACTCAAGCTCTGACAAAAGTCTGCAACAGGATAGACAAGGACAGTCATCAACGGTAagtaaagctgtttttaattgtaaattACTGTGACATAAGCTGAACACAAGATGTCTGAATAATAACCAAACTAAATATAATCCATTTAACAAATAGATTATTACTTATCAGCCACGCCCAGGTCAGAGTCAATCTTCTCCAGTCCCTGCATCATGTTATCAAACTGCTCTCCTTGGTGACTCAGGACTCTGCCAGTGTCCTCCAGTCTTCTCTGGGCTCCTGCAACCAGGTTGATCAACTCTCTGCCTTTAGAGGGTTGAGACTCTGCCCCTCGTGCCTCTGAGCTGGGGGACAGAAGGCGCTCCCTCCAGAAATGTTCCAGCACATTATAAACCACCACTCGGTTCGGTTTCAGGGAACCAAACCAGTGTTTGGTGTTGCCCTCTTCAAGCACTGTGAGGGTGCTGAAGATGAAGCTGGATGACTCCATCTTGATCTCCATGATCCGGGAGAGGGGGAAGCTGACAAGACTCTCCTTGGTCTGGCTGGAGACAAAGCGAACCGTGGTCCTGGTGAGGGACAGGGTGCCATTTTCCCAACGCTTCTCACTGTTGATGTAATAGGAGCCCGGCCAGCTGTGGATGGGGACGTCCCGGTTCATTTTAGAGGAAGATACACTGATTCACCTGGAAGAAGGATAACATCAtgtacacacacgtacagtacaaatacacacagtagcTTTGATTTACTTTTACAGAACAAGGACGCTGTATTGACTGATGTATTTGTCCTGATGATTGAAATACTTTCTTAAGAGTGTAATACAGGCAGCAGATGAGCTCTGGTAGCTTTTAGCTGTTTTTATACTCAACAAACCGCTTTACAAGTGTGTCATTATGTCAAAAACCCTTTTAGCTTGTTATATTTGTCCCGGTTAAATTAGATCCGTCCCACACCACATTAATTAACATAATTTTGTTTAGCTGAGCATTAGTTACCACCTAGTCCTCAGTAACGACGGCGATGTTTATTACGGAAGTGACGTCACGAAAGAGTGCGACAGTTTTTGGTGTCCGACTGGAAAATTCTGctctcaacaaaaaaaaaaaaaaaaaagctgtcgcgacaatttatttttttaaggagTCTTTTTTTCTTGGACAAGATGCTTTTAGAATTAGATAAGACACCGTGCTGTATTAGCATTAAACTACTTGAGACGCTAACGTAGACAAACGTGTCGATAAACAGTAACGACATCATGTGTGCACCGTTGAGGAACCACAAACTGCTTCGCGATGGAGACGTGCAGCGACATGTTACctaaaaatagaagaaatagGTTCTAGCATGATGCTTTTCAGCCAGTTCGGTTTGGGTTTTGACGGCAAACGCGAAAATATGTGTGCTATGTAGTGTGAAATTTCCTAACACACGTCCGTTTCTTCAGTCCAGACGCTGACAGCTAAGGTCGCTACCTGGTTAGCCGAGGTCCAGTTTCCCATCATGGACAGAGAGGCGTACCGTAACTGCTGCAGCCTGGCCAAAATACCGAGGCAGACGTATGAGCAGTTTTGGTCTTCGCATTTTGTAGATTACATAGATAAGGAGCTGAGCTATTCCAAGTTTTTCAAGAAATACTTGCTTCCCAATCACCCGTGTATGTTTTCAAGACGGTTTACAGAAGATTGGAACTGTAGAAAACAGTGGGTGACTGAGGAAGGAAAGCCTAATTTCcagaagctgctgcaggagtTTGGTAAACATGCCTGTTACTAATGTGTTACCCAACTACACTACATCCTTATGCAGGTGCTGCAATGACTGTCCGTCTTGTGATCTAATGTATTAATTCCTTATCACAGCCGAGACACCTGTTCCTGTTGCAAACTGCAATGCAAAGGAGTACAATGCAAACCCTAAACAGGTTATGCCTTTCAAGGAATTTATTCACTACTGGAAGGAATACATCCAAAATGGGCACTCATCACCTAGAGGATGCCTCTATCTGAAAGACTGGCACATGTCAAGGTGCAGGATTAATATCGATTGatctaaaaatatgtttatatggTATAACATACACAACATGTAACAATCCAAggtataaatgtatgtaattatTCTACAGGGACTCTCCAGAACATCACGTCTACACCACACCAGTCTATTTTTCCTCTGACTGGCTTAATGAATACTGGGATACACTTGAGGTGGATGACTACCGGTTTGTCTACATGGGACCTAAAGGCTCATGGTATGAATAATTCATTACAATAATGATAAAGCCAAATAAAGATGAAAGACATTTTCTTATAATCAGATTTTTCCCACCCACTAGGACCCCGTTCCATGCTGATGTGTTCCGCTCGTACAGTTGGTCAGCAAACATCTGTGGGAGGAAGAAATGGCTCCTGTATCCCCCGGGCCAGGAGGAGTTTTTACGAGACACTCATGGCAACCTCCCGTATGATGTAACGTCAGCAGAACTTCGAGACAGAGGCCTTTATCCACACTTTGAAGAAGCCTGTCAACCTCTTGAGATTATTCAAGAGGCAGGGGAAATAATTTTTGTGCCCAGTGGCTGGCATCATCAAGTTTATAATCTGGTAAGAACTGTAGAGGAAGTGATATCAGAGTGGTAGAGTTAGAGCTAAATTATATATCAACTTATGTACTGTGTTATTGTTACagtgaaatataatatttttgttaCAGGAGGACACAATCTCCATTAATCACAACTGGTTGAATGGCTGCAACATTGACATCATGTGGCAGTTCCTTCAGAATGAGCTGTCATCTGTTCAAAAAGAGATAGACGAGTGGAGAAACACGATGGATTCATGGCATCAGCACTGCCAGGTACTTTGCAGATAAGACTGTTGCAGACTGTTTCTGTtgcagaaaatacattttattgtcCAAAAAACATGCCAACatgctaaaaatatatattatgaCGATGacacactgttgtgtgtgtgtgtgtgtttactttcagGTCATTATGAAGGCCTGCTCTGGTATTGACTATGGGGAATTTGCCTCTTTCCTGAAAATCATTGCTGATAACCGAATGGCTTTCCTGAATGCTTGCTCCTCTGGGGATTCCTCAGATTACCCACAACATCTCTCCGAGACCCTCACCACACTTGGACCTTACCATGCCGCATTTGATCTACAGAGAGTGGCTCACATAATTGAATGTCTACTCTGCAATGAGGACTTTAAGCGACTTGACCATTCAGCAATGACTTTGCAGCCAGACACAATGTTACAGCAAATTCGAGACACCATACAATCCACC
The window above is part of the Anabas testudineus chromosome 17, fAnaTes1.2, whole genome shotgun sequence genome. Proteins encoded here:
- the snap47 gene encoding synaptosomal-associated protein 47, whose product is MNRDVPIHSWPGSYYINSEKRWENGTLSLTRTTVRFVSSQTKESLVSFPLSRIMEIKMESSSFIFSTLTVLEEGNTKHWFGSLKPNRVVVYNVLEHFWRERLLSPSSEARGAESQPSKGRELINLVAGAQRRLEDTGRVLSHQGEQFDNMMQGLEKIDSDLGVADKLLSELESPPWWPFGKLPWKTQQEAKAEDAARAAAAAAASAGRGSGKNKVLTSIPAVVSKGGDSDLKPGCLLVLVSSLEVRDTNCQLLHRFERNEIDEIRVHSPYEITVRQRFIGRPDICFRFLSAKMPEAMSVLEMQYKKKVEFTSEYGAFKATPVSSPCEKEGTNWNEGLLQKCQDIELPLEVPAGELSQLQVHVLQPSVSQAEAQELKQMLMQLKNLALEAETELERQDEVLDVLTSSTDRATMHIEKHTCRMKRLL
- the jmjd4 gene encoding 2-oxoglutarate and iron-dependent oxygenase JMJD4, coding for MDREAYRNCCSLAKIPRQTYEQFWSSHFVDYIDKELSYSKFFKKYLLPNHPCMFSRRFTEDWNCRKQWVTEEGKPNFQKLLQEFAETPVPVANCNAKEYNANPKQVMPFKEFIHYWKEYIQNGHSSPRGCLYLKDWHMSRDSPEHHVYTTPVYFSSDWLNEYWDTLEVDDYRFVYMGPKGSWTPFHADVFRSYSWSANICGRKKWLLYPPGQEEFLRDTHGNLPYDVTSAELRDRGLYPHFEEACQPLEIIQEAGEIIFVPSGWHHQVYNLEDTISINHNWLNGCNIDIMWQFLQNELSSVQKEIDEWRNTMDSWHQHCQVIMKACSGIDYGEFASFLKIIADNRMAFLNACSSGDSSDYPQHLSETLTTLGPYHAAFDLQRVAHIIECLLCNEDFKRLDHSAMTLQPDTMLQQIRDTIQSTRGQHLLYQE